In Hymenobacter sublimis, a single genomic region encodes these proteins:
- a CDS encoding DUF952 domain-containing protein, protein MLYRIAEPADWQQAQQTGLFVSPDLAAEGFIHSSERHQILATARRYYPGRTDLWLLEWDEVALRSAGVRVEREWVESRQQHFAHVFGPVPLAAVRRVWVLRPDTAGKFHLPPELAE, encoded by the coding sequence ATGTTATACCGCATTGCCGAACCCGCCGACTGGCAGCAGGCCCAGCAAACGGGCTTGTTTGTTAGCCCTGATTTAGCGGCCGAAGGATTTATTCATAGCTCGGAGCGCCATCAGATTCTGGCCACGGCCCGCCGCTACTACCCCGGCCGCACTGATTTATGGTTGTTAGAGTGGGACGAGGTGGCCTTGCGTAGTGCCGGTGTGCGCGTAGAACGGGAGTGGGTCGAAAGCCGGCAACAGCACTTTGCGCACGTGTTCGGGCCTGTGCCCCTGGCCGCCGTACGGCGGGTGTGGGTGCTACGACCCGATACGGCCGGCAAATTTCACTTACCCCCGGAGCTGGCGGAGTGA
- a CDS encoding DUF952 domain-containing protein, whose product MHFFYRVTEAKHWITAQKTGFFASPDLLITGFIHASPPQQVLVTAGLYFATEPEVLALEIDMDLLRAAGIEVELQWREEREATFAHIFGPIPLNAVRRVLTLRSNATGQFHFSQQPAS is encoded by the coding sequence GTGCATTTCTTCTACCGCGTCACGGAAGCAAAACACTGGATTACCGCTCAGAAAACAGGTTTTTTTGCCAGCCCCGACCTGTTAATTACCGGATTTATTCACGCCTCACCCCCGCAACAGGTGCTGGTTACGGCTGGCTTGTATTTTGCCACCGAGCCGGAGGTTCTAGCCCTGGAAATTGATATGGACCTGCTTCGCGCCGCCGGTATTGAGGTGGAACTACAGTGGCGGGAAGAGCGAGAAGCGACGTTTGCTCACATTTTCGGTCCTATTCCACTTAATGCCGTACGGCGTGTGCTCACCTTGCGTAGCAACGCAACCGGTCAGTTCCATTTCAGTCAACAGCCCGCGTCGTAA
- a CDS encoding phospho-sugar mutase translates to MALTPDIHEKINTWLTGSYDAETQSAIRQMLAENQEDFLSDAFYRNLEFGTGGLRGIMGPGSNRMNRYTLGMATQGLSNYLLQSFPGQEIKVAIAHDSRNNSPEFARIAADIFSANGITVYLFEALRPTPELSFAIRQLGCQSGCVVTASHNPKEYNGFKVYWNDGAQVVAPHDKNIIREVEAIQSVSEVRFQADSSRIHLIGAELDAAYLAKVKELSINPTAIQRQHNLKIVYTPLHGTGITLVPKALAQLGFTNVHVVEAQATPDGNFPTVQSPNPEEKVAMQMALDQAKALDADLVLATDPDSDRVGIAVKDNKGEWVLVNGNQTAALLTHYLLSARKQAGKMTEQDFIVYTIVTSDVLGDIARAHGVQAYQTLTGFKYIAGIIRDLEGQQNYIGGGEESYGYMIGSFVRDKDAISACALLAEMAAVAKDHGHTLYEEMVHMYATYGFYKEHLISLTKKGQRGAEEIQEMMRELRANPPRTIAGQPVVELRDYKTGRIRDLRTNLETETGLESSNVLQFILEDGSKISARPSGTEPKIKFYFSVRQPLASAVDYDLADRLAGEKIQAIIDDMQLK, encoded by the coding sequence ATGGCCCTGACGCCTGACATTCACGAGAAAATCAATACCTGGCTTACGGGTAGCTACGACGCCGAAACCCAGTCGGCCATTCGCCAGATGCTGGCAGAAAATCAGGAGGATTTCCTTTCCGACGCCTTCTACCGCAACCTCGAATTTGGTACCGGCGGTTTGCGCGGCATCATGGGCCCCGGCTCCAACCGCATGAACCGCTACACCCTGGGCATGGCTACCCAGGGCCTGAGCAACTACCTGCTTCAGAGCTTTCCCGGCCAGGAAATAAAGGTGGCTATAGCCCACGACTCGCGCAACAACAGCCCGGAGTTTGCCCGCATTGCCGCCGACATTTTCTCGGCCAACGGCATTACGGTGTATCTGTTTGAGGCCCTCCGCCCTACCCCCGAGTTGTCGTTTGCTATTCGCCAGCTAGGTTGCCAGAGCGGCTGCGTGGTCACGGCCTCGCACAACCCCAAGGAGTACAATGGCTTCAAGGTGTACTGGAACGACGGCGCCCAGGTAGTGGCCCCGCACGACAAGAACATCATCCGAGAAGTAGAAGCTATCCAGTCAGTTAGTGAAGTGCGCTTTCAGGCTGACTCTTCCCGGATTCACCTGATTGGAGCCGAACTGGATGCTGCTTACTTGGCCAAGGTAAAAGAGTTGAGCATCAACCCAACCGCCATCCAGCGCCAGCACAACTTGAAGATTGTGTACACGCCCTTGCATGGCACGGGTATCACGCTGGTACCCAAGGCCCTGGCCCAGCTTGGCTTCACCAACGTGCACGTAGTAGAAGCCCAGGCCACGCCCGATGGTAACTTCCCCACAGTACAGTCGCCGAACCCCGAAGAGAAAGTAGCCATGCAAATGGCCCTGGACCAGGCCAAAGCCCTCGATGCGGACCTAGTGTTGGCTACTGACCCCGATTCGGACCGCGTGGGTATTGCCGTGAAAGACAACAAGGGCGAGTGGGTGCTGGTAAACGGCAACCAAACCGCTGCTCTACTGACGCACTACCTGCTTTCGGCCCGCAAACAGGCCGGCAAAATGACTGAGCAGGACTTCATCGTCTATACCATTGTAACCAGCGACGTGCTCGGCGACATTGCCCGTGCCCACGGCGTGCAGGCCTACCAGACCCTGACGGGCTTCAAGTACATTGCCGGCATCATCCGCGACCTAGAAGGTCAGCAGAACTACATTGGGGGCGGCGAGGAAAGCTACGGCTACATGATTGGCTCCTTCGTGCGCGACAAAGACGCTATTTCTGCTTGCGCCCTACTAGCCGAAATGGCTGCCGTTGCCAAGGACCACGGCCACACCTTATACGAGGAGATGGTGCACATGTACGCCACCTATGGCTTCTATAAGGAGCACCTGATTTCCTTAACCAAAAAGGGCCAGCGTGGAGCCGAGGAAATTCAGGAAATGATGCGCGAGTTGCGCGCTAACCCGCCCCGCACCATTGCCGGCCAACCCGTGGTAGAGCTGCGCGACTACAAAACCGGCCGCATCCGCGACCTGCGCACCAACCTGGAAACTGAAACCGGCCTGGAAAGCTCCAACGTGCTCCAGTTCATCTTGGAAGACGGCAGCAAAATATCGGCCCGCCCCAGCGGCACCGAGCCCAAAATCAAGTTCTACTTCAGCGTGCGCCAGCCCCTGGCCTCCGCCGTGGATTATGACCTAGCCGACCGCCTCGCCGGCGAAAAAATTCAGGCTATTATTGATGACATGCAGCTAAAGTAA
- a CDS encoding ABC-F family ATP-binding cassette domain-containing protein: MNLLSAENLSKNYADRWLFRELNFGLQQGQRVALVGINGSGKTTLLRILAGLEPPDSGEVSVRKDIRVSFLGQQPVFDESLNVEQTIFASQNDTLAAIRDYEHVVNDPNHSANDLQRVMELMDTYNAWDYDAQVKQILGRLGILGDLLERPVSKLSGGQRKRVALARVLIEEPDVLILDEPTNHLDLATIEWLENRLASPTLTLLMVTHDRYFLDKVANEIVELDQGRVHRYQGNYSYFVEKKADREQMETAEVEKARNLLRKELEWMRRQPQARGTKQKARIDAFYDTQEKAKGRVKGPEMELSVKTTRQGGKIIEVEHLHKQFGGKVVLKDFSYVFKKKDRIGLVGPNGAGKSTLLNMLTGKLAPDSGVVDAGQTTVFGYYTQTELDFDPSQRVIDIVKEVAEVVEMADGSSVTASQFLQHFQFPPAQQYTLVSKLSGGEKRRLQLLRVLIKNPNFLILDEPTNDLDIITLNILEDFLLNFQGCLIIVSHDRYFMDALVEQVFALEPGGNIRQFPGNYTDYREWQKEQDAETAARPPKGTVSAAPVAAPPAPVAAPAAAKRKATFAEKKEYETLEKELEQLEVVKQQLIEKLNSGTGSHQELADWAAQLKRTDADLDSKGERWLELAEFV, translated from the coding sequence ATGAATCTGCTTTCTGCTGAGAATCTTTCGAAAAATTACGCCGACCGGTGGTTGTTCCGGGAACTGAACTTCGGGCTGCAACAGGGGCAGCGTGTGGCCCTGGTAGGCATCAACGGCTCGGGTAAAACCACTTTGCTGCGCATTCTGGCCGGCCTAGAGCCGCCGGACAGCGGCGAGGTGAGCGTGCGCAAAGACATCCGGGTGTCCTTTCTGGGGCAGCAGCCGGTGTTCGATGAGTCGCTAAACGTAGAGCAAACCATCTTCGCCAGCCAGAACGATACCTTGGCTGCCATCCGCGACTACGAGCACGTCGTCAACGACCCGAACCATTCTGCCAACGACCTGCAACGGGTTATGGAGCTGATGGACACCTATAATGCCTGGGACTACGACGCCCAGGTAAAGCAAATTCTGGGGCGCCTGGGCATCCTCGGTGATTTGCTGGAGCGGCCCGTGAGCAAGCTTTCCGGGGGGCAGCGCAAGCGCGTGGCCCTGGCCCGGGTGCTCATTGAGGAGCCCGACGTGCTCATCCTCGACGAGCCTACCAACCACTTGGACCTAGCTACCATTGAGTGGCTGGAAAACCGGCTGGCCTCCCCTACCCTCACCTTGCTCATGGTTACCCACGACCGGTATTTCCTGGATAAAGTGGCCAACGAAATTGTGGAGCTGGACCAGGGCCGCGTGCACCGCTACCAGGGCAACTACTCCTACTTCGTGGAGAAGAAAGCCGACCGGGAGCAGATGGAAACGGCCGAAGTGGAAAAGGCCCGCAACTTGCTGCGCAAGGAGCTGGAGTGGATGCGCCGCCAGCCCCAGGCCCGCGGTACCAAGCAAAAAGCCCGCATCGACGCTTTCTACGACACCCAGGAAAAAGCCAAGGGCCGCGTGAAAGGCCCGGAAATGGAGCTATCGGTGAAAACCACCCGCCAGGGCGGCAAAATCATCGAGGTAGAGCACTTGCACAAGCAGTTCGGCGGCAAGGTGGTGCTGAAGGACTTCAGCTACGTGTTCAAGAAAAAGGACCGGATTGGTCTAGTAGGACCGAACGGCGCCGGCAAGTCGACGCTGCTGAACATGCTCACCGGCAAGCTCGCGCCCGACTCGGGGGTAGTAGATGCCGGCCAGACCACCGTGTTCGGCTACTACACCCAGACAGAGCTGGATTTCGACCCCTCGCAGCGCGTAATTGACATTGTGAAGGAGGTAGCGGAAGTGGTGGAAATGGCCGATGGCAGCAGCGTTACGGCCTCGCAGTTTCTGCAGCACTTCCAGTTTCCGCCAGCCCAGCAGTACACCTTGGTTAGCAAGCTCAGCGGGGGCGAAAAGCGCCGGTTGCAGCTGTTGCGCGTGCTCATCAAGAATCCGAACTTCCTGATTCTCGACGAACCAACCAACGACCTGGACATCATCACCCTGAACATTCTGGAAGATTTCCTGCTCAACTTCCAGGGCTGTTTGATTATCGTGTCGCACGACCGGTACTTTATGGACGCGCTGGTGGAGCAGGTGTTTGCCCTGGAGCCCGGCGGCAACATCCGGCAGTTCCCCGGCAACTACACCGACTACCGCGAGTGGCAAAAGGAGCAGGACGCCGAAACAGCCGCCCGACCACCCAAAGGCACGGTATCGGCGGCGCCGGTGGCCGCGCCGCCCGCACCGGTGGCAGCCCCAGCCGCGGCTAAGCGCAAGGCTACCTTCGCCGAGAAAAAGGAATACGAAACCCTGGAGAAGGAGCTGGAACAACTGGAAGTCGTTAAGCAGCAACTCATTGAAAAGCTCAACTCCGGCACCGGTTCTCACCAGGAGCTAGCCGACTGGGCCGCCCAGCTCAAGCGCACCGATGCCGACCTGGACAGCAAAGGCGAGCGGTGGCTAGAACTAGCCGAGTTCGTGTAA
- the murI gene encoding glutamate racemase encodes MASTSPDLTTRPIGVFDSGIGGLTVARAVNRVLPHERLVYFGDTAHLPYGDKSTAAIQAYSVKICDLLLKQQCKVILIACNSASAAAYELVREYVGSKARVLNVIDPIVAHVGQQYAGRTVGLIGTKQTVNSNVYRKKIDDLDAGVQLQSLATPLLAPMIEEGFFDNTIAGNIIESYLSNPGLEGIEALVLACTHYPLIKQQIAEFYQGRTEVLDASDVVAAHVQRYLTENHLAARPGPAASTHHFYVSDFTRSFEESTRIFFGQEVHLEHYPLWE; translated from the coding sequence ATGGCATCAACTTCCCCTGACTTAACTACGCGGCCCATCGGCGTTTTCGATAGCGGCATTGGCGGCCTTACGGTGGCGCGGGCCGTTAACCGCGTACTACCCCACGAGCGACTCGTGTACTTCGGCGACACGGCCCACCTGCCCTACGGCGACAAAAGCACGGCGGCTATTCAGGCTTACTCAGTCAAAATCTGCGACTTACTGCTCAAGCAGCAGTGCAAAGTGATTCTGATTGCTTGCAACTCGGCCTCGGCCGCCGCCTATGAGCTAGTACGCGAGTACGTGGGCTCCAAGGCGCGGGTGCTGAACGTAATCGACCCCATTGTGGCCCACGTGGGTCAGCAGTACGCGGGCCGGACGGTGGGCCTCATTGGCACCAAGCAAACCGTGAACAGCAACGTGTACCGCAAAAAAATAGATGACTTGGATGCCGGCGTGCAGCTGCAGAGTTTGGCTACCCCGCTGCTGGCCCCCATGATTGAGGAAGGTTTTTTTGACAACACCATTGCCGGCAACATCATTGAAAGCTACCTCTCCAACCCCGGCCTGGAGGGCATTGAGGCCTTGGTGCTGGCCTGCACGCACTACCCGCTCATCAAGCAGCAGATTGCCGAGTTTTACCAGGGCCGGACGGAAGTGCTAGATGCCTCCGACGTGGTAGCGGCCCACGTGCAGCGCTACCTCACCGAAAACCACCTGGCTGCCCGCCCCGGCCCAGCGGCCTCCACGCACCATTTCTACGTATCAGATTTTACCCGATCTTTCGAGGAAAGCACCCGCATCTTTTTCGGGCAGGAAGTACACCTGGAGCACTACCCGTTGTGGGAGTAA
- the hppD gene encoding 4-hydroxyphenylpyruvate dioxygenase, whose protein sequence is METMTSPAVQAHPAQDFLPLNGTDYVEFYVGNAKQSAYYYQAAFGFELVAYAGPETGVRDRASYVLQQNKIRFVLTTSLLPDSDITRHVAQHGDGVKVMALWVDDARKSFEETTKRGAKPAFEPYTIEDENGSVTLSGIYTYGETIHTFVERSNYRGAFMPGFVAKTSTVPQGAAVGLLHVDHCVGNVGWGEMNQWVKFYEDVMGFKLLLTFDDDDISTEYSALMSKVVSNGNGYVKFPINEPAEGKKKSQIEEYLDYYHSPGVQHIAIATNDIRATVTELRRRGVEFLTVPGAYYEDLLDRIGAIDEDLESIKALNLLVDRDEEGYLLQIFTKPVEDRPTVFYEIIQRKGAKSFGKGNFKALFEAIEREQALRGNL, encoded by the coding sequence ATGGAAACTATGACCTCTCCGGCCGTTCAGGCCCATCCCGCCCAAGACTTTCTGCCCCTCAATGGCACCGATTACGTCGAGTTTTACGTCGGTAACGCCAAGCAGTCGGCCTACTACTACCAAGCCGCGTTTGGCTTTGAGTTGGTGGCCTATGCCGGTCCCGAAACTGGGGTGCGCGACCGGGCCAGCTATGTGCTCCAGCAAAACAAAATCCGCTTCGTACTTACCACCTCCCTGCTGCCCGACTCCGACATCACGCGCCACGTAGCCCAGCACGGCGACGGGGTAAAGGTAATGGCCCTGTGGGTAGACGATGCCCGTAAATCCTTCGAGGAAACCACGAAGCGCGGAGCCAAGCCCGCCTTCGAGCCCTACACCATTGAGGACGAAAACGGCTCCGTGACGCTGTCGGGCATTTATACCTACGGCGAAACCATTCACACCTTTGTGGAGCGTAGCAACTACCGCGGCGCGTTTATGCCCGGTTTCGTGGCCAAAACCAGCACTGTGCCCCAGGGCGCCGCAGTGGGTTTGCTGCACGTGGACCATTGCGTAGGCAACGTAGGCTGGGGCGAAATGAACCAATGGGTGAAGTTTTACGAAGACGTTATGGGCTTTAAGCTGCTTCTAACCTTCGACGACGACGACATTAGCACGGAGTACTCGGCGCTGATGTCGAAGGTAGTCAGCAACGGCAACGGCTACGTGAAATTCCCTATCAATGAGCCCGCCGAGGGCAAGAAAAAGTCGCAGATTGAGGAATACCTCGACTACTACCACTCGCCTGGGGTGCAGCATATTGCTATTGCCACCAACGACATTCGGGCCACGGTAACCGAGCTGCGCCGCCGCGGCGTGGAGTTCCTGACCGTGCCGGGCGCCTACTACGAGGACCTGCTGGACCGCATTGGAGCCATCGATGAAGATTTGGAAAGCATCAAAGCCCTCAACCTGCTCGTGGACCGCGACGAAGAAGGCTACCTGCTGCAAATCTTCACGAAGCCCGTGGAAGACCGCCCGACGGTGTTCTACGAAATCATTCAGCGCAAAGGCGCCAAGAGCTTCGGCAAAGGCAACTTCAAGGCCCTGTTTGAAGCCATTGAGCGGGAGCAAGCCCTGCGCGGTAACCTATAA